GAATATCGAACCGATCGCCGGATAGGCGCTGTCGTGGCGGCTGACGGCGGCCGCAAAGCGCGTGCGCAGGTATACCCCGACCACGGTCGGCACCAGTACGACGAGAATCAGCTCGAGCACGACCGCGCCCACCGGAACCTGGAGCTCGATGCCGGTCAGAAACAGAAAGAGAAACGGTACGATGAACGGCGACAGGGCGGTGTTCACCGCATTCAGCACTGCGGCAAGCGCGACATTGCCCTTCGCCAGCAGGACCAGCAGCGGCGCCGAGACGTCTGTCGGCAACGTGCCGACCAGCGTCTGCCCCGCCGCGAGATGCCCCGAGCCGAAGAACAAACGCCCGATGAGCCAGCCCGCGAGCGACATCGGACCATAGACCAGCCCGAGAGCCCAGAGCTGCCGGTCCGGCTTGCGAAGCACCAGCTTCACCGCATGGGCATCGAAGGTAAGGCTGATAACCAGCATGAGCGCCGCCAGAAGTGGCCCGATGCTGCTTGAGAGGGCA
This sequence is a window from Tsuneonella aeria. Protein-coding genes within it:
- a CDS encoding bile acid:sodium symporter family protein, translated to MQKLLALVENNLLLLAVLAAAFGLFVPSVGIALSSSIGPLLAALMLVISLTFDAHAVKLVLRKPDRQLWALGLVYGPMSLAGWLIGRLFFGSGHLAAGQTLVGTLPTDVSAPLLVLLAKGNVALAAVLNAVNTALSPFIVPFLFLFLTGIELQVPVGAVVLELILVVLVPTVVGVYLRTRFAAAVSRHDSAYPAIGSIFYLLLLLAVVGPNADTILGYGWFAGVIALAALLLNLIGYAVGSIAKVFAADREEVITYLFTVSKKEFSIAAAFVAASGLPAEIAVPAAFFAVIQMITSPIAAKMLASGAAKQA